A portion of the Acidisarcina polymorpha genome contains these proteins:
- a CDS encoding carboxylate-amine ligase, with product MQPTFNIGIEEEYQTVDPITRDLRSHIGTEMLAHGKLLLHEQVKAEMHQSVVEVGTNICPTIKEARQDLFNLRRQMIRLAHDNGLLLVAGATHPFADWRKQEIYPDERYRRVVEDLQTVARANLIFGLHVHIGIEDREAAIRIMNTLRYFLPHLLALSTNSPFWRGDNTGLKSYRAKVFDKFPRTNIPDAFSSYSDFENFVNILIKTNCLDNAKKIWWDIRPHPFFNTIEVRVCDLPLRAEETLAIAALIQATAAKIHQLHTRNQDFRNYSRALLMENKWRAVRYGLDGKLIDFGKETEVPERDLIREYLEFVDDVVDGLNCREEINYIRHILEIGTGADRQLKKFEQTGDLAAVVDYMAEETKVGLD from the coding sequence ATGCAGCCTACGTTCAATATCGGCATTGAAGAGGAATATCAGACCGTCGATCCGATCACCCGTGATTTGCGCTCGCACATTGGGACCGAAATGCTGGCGCATGGCAAGTTGCTGCTGCATGAACAGGTCAAAGCCGAGATGCACCAGTCGGTCGTCGAGGTTGGCACCAATATCTGCCCGACGATCAAAGAAGCGCGCCAGGACCTCTTCAATCTCCGGCGGCAGATGATTCGACTGGCTCACGATAATGGGTTGCTCCTGGTCGCCGGAGCCACTCACCCCTTTGCCGACTGGCGCAAGCAGGAGATTTATCCGGACGAGCGCTATCGTCGCGTGGTGGAAGACTTGCAGACGGTGGCCCGCGCCAATCTCATCTTCGGCCTCCATGTGCATATCGGTATCGAGGACCGGGAAGCAGCGATCCGCATCATGAATACGCTGCGTTACTTCCTGCCTCACCTGCTGGCGCTTTCGACCAATTCCCCCTTCTGGCGCGGCGATAATACGGGACTCAAGAGTTATCGCGCAAAGGTCTTCGACAAGTTCCCACGCACCAATATCCCCGATGCTTTTTCGAGCTACAGCGACTTTGAGAACTTCGTCAACATCCTGATTAAAACGAACTGCCTGGACAATGCTAAAAAGATCTGGTGGGACATACGCCCCCATCCCTTCTTCAACACCATCGAGGTGCGGGTTTGCGATTTGCCGTTGCGGGCCGAAGAGACGCTCGCCATCGCCGCACTGATCCAGGCAACCGCGGCCAAGATTCACCAGCTTCATACCCGCAACCAGGACTTCCGGAACTACTCCCGCGCCTTGCTGATGGAAAACAAATGGCGGGCAGTTCGCTACGGGCTGGACGGCAAGCTGATCGACTTTGGTAAGGAGACTGAAGTACCGGAGCGCGACTTGATCCGCGAGTACCTCGAGTTTGTCGATGACGTGGTGGATGGACTCAACTGCCGCGAGGAGATCAACTACATCCGCCATATCCTTGAAATCGGCACGGGCGCGGACCGGCAGTTGAAGAAATTTGAGCAGACCGGCGATCTGGCCGCGGTCGTGGATTATATGGCGGAAGAAACCAAGGTCGGATTAGATTAG
- the def gene encoding peptide deformylase gives MTPTLLEIKSAGEPVLRESARKLDRAEILSAEVQEIIGNMRETMYKAPGVGLAAPQIGLGLQLAVIEDKTEYMKDIRRELLAERERKPVPFHVIINPVLHLEESSDEDFFEGCLSLPGFTALVVRKKRVRVDCLDHKGEPRTIHASGWYARILQHEIDHLHGTLYIDRMEPRSLCTLDNYSKHWKDAPVAEVRKRLRKG, from the coding sequence ATGACACCAACTCTACTTGAAATCAAGTCTGCCGGTGAACCCGTCCTGCGCGAATCCGCGCGCAAGTTGGACAGGGCCGAGATCCTCTCGGCTGAGGTTCAGGAAATCATCGGAAACATGCGCGAGACCATGTACAAGGCGCCTGGGGTCGGACTAGCCGCACCGCAGATCGGCCTCGGACTGCAGCTCGCCGTGATCGAAGACAAGACCGAATACATGAAGGACATTCGCCGTGAACTGCTCGCTGAACGCGAACGGAAACCAGTTCCCTTCCACGTGATAATCAATCCCGTACTGCATCTCGAAGAATCGAGCGATGAAGATTTCTTCGAGGGCTGCCTGAGCCTTCCCGGTTTCACCGCGCTGGTGGTACGGAAGAAACGGGTTCGCGTGGACTGTCTCGATCATAAGGGCGAGCCCCGAACCATTCATGCGTCCGGCTGGTACGCGCGCATCCTGCAGCACGAAATCGATCACTTGCACGGGACACTCTATATCGACCGGATGGAACCGCGCAGCCTTTGCACGCTAGACAACTACTCCAAGCATTGGAAGGATGCGCCGGTCGCCGAAGTCAGGAAGAGGCTGCGGAAGGGTTGA
- a CDS encoding HD domain-containing protein, with translation MESIEVSPSSSQTTRFLDGVRLATELHGGQTKKAGAPFLAHLLEVCAYVLRAGGDGDQAIAALLHDGPEKSGGRATLKRIEQSFGPRVGKIVADCTDSFDDEDKPGFLVRKEQQIERFRQDALPESGLVYAADKLANAREIHRRLKAEGPQVWQDYGGGRSGHLWYFRAIYAAILERGGVNPLLPELDECLKKLEQDPINPSAASS, from the coding sequence ATGGAATCGATCGAAGTTTCGCCGAGCTCCTCGCAGACGACGCGATTTCTTGATGGGGTTCGTCTCGCCACAGAGCTTCACGGAGGACAAACCAAGAAGGCGGGGGCGCCTTTTCTGGCGCATTTATTGGAGGTTTGCGCGTACGTGCTACGTGCAGGTGGCGACGGGGATCAGGCGATTGCCGCGCTCTTGCACGATGGCCCGGAGAAGAGCGGCGGCCGGGCGACTCTGAAGCGCATCGAGCAGAGCTTCGGGCCTCGCGTCGGTAAAATTGTCGCCGATTGTACCGACTCCTTCGATGACGAAGACAAACCCGGATTTCTGGTTCGCAAAGAGCAGCAGATCGAGCGCTTCCGCCAGGATGCCTTACCTGAATCGGGTTTGGTCTATGCCGCCGATAAGCTAGCCAATGCCCGGGAAATCCATCGCCGCCTGAAAGCGGAAGGGCCGCAGGTGTGGCAAGACTACGGCGGCGGCCGAAGTGGCCACTTATGGTACTTCCGGGCCATTTACGCGGCGATTCTGGAGCGAGGCGGAGTGAATCCTCTCTTGCCGGAACTGGACGAATGCCTCAAAAAACTAGAGCAGGATCCTATCAACCCTTCCGCAGCCTCTTCCTGA
- a CDS encoding fumarylacetoacetate hydrolase family protein — protein sequence MRLIRFGEKGQEKPGILLGEKKRLDLSGFFKDWNQEFWADGGTPKIEELMRSRSDSLPQVPESTRWAAPVARPGKVICIGLNYSDHAAESNMPVPEEPIVFLKASNTVVGPYDEVLIPRTSVKTDWEVELGVLIGREARYVDSVEAAASHIGGYCISHDVSERAFQLERGGQWTKGKSCDTFNPLGPWLATPDEISDPAKLSMSLSVNGQLRQHGNTSTMIFNPAFLIHYLSQFMTLESGDLISTGTPPGVGLGMKPPQYLKSGDVVDLEIAGLGSQRQRFVSA from the coding sequence ATGAGACTCATTCGTTTTGGAGAGAAGGGGCAAGAAAAGCCCGGCATTTTATTGGGCGAAAAGAAGCGGCTCGACTTGTCGGGATTTTTCAAGGATTGGAACCAGGAGTTTTGGGCGGACGGCGGTACGCCGAAGATCGAAGAGTTGATGCGTAGCCGATCCGACTCTCTCCCTCAAGTACCAGAATCGACGCGTTGGGCGGCTCCGGTTGCACGGCCGGGTAAGGTGATCTGCATCGGCCTGAACTACTCCGACCACGCCGCCGAGTCGAACATGCCGGTTCCAGAAGAGCCGATCGTCTTCCTCAAAGCCTCGAACACAGTTGTGGGACCCTATGATGAAGTCCTCATTCCCCGGACCAGCGTCAAGACCGATTGGGAAGTAGAACTCGGCGTCCTGATCGGGCGAGAGGCGCGGTATGTCGATTCGGTTGAGGCCGCGGCTTCTCACATCGGCGGATACTGCATCTCCCACGATGTCTCTGAACGTGCCTTTCAGCTGGAACGCGGTGGGCAGTGGACGAAGGGTAAGAGCTGCGACACTTTCAATCCTCTGGGGCCCTGGCTAGCGACTCCAGACGAGATTTCCGATCCAGCGAAACTCTCGATGAGCCTCTCAGTGAATGGGCAACTGCGACAGCATGGCAATACCTCGACGATGATCTTTAATCCCGCCTTTTTGATCCACTACCTTTCCCAGTTCATGACGCTCGAATCGGGCGACCTGATCTCCACGGGAACGCCGCCTGGGGTCGGCCTGGGAATGAAGCCTCCGCAGTATCTGAAATCTGGCGACGTAGTCGATCTGGAGATAGCGGGTCTGGGAAGCCAGCGGCAAAGGTTTGTGAGTGCCTGA
- a CDS encoding PPC domain-containing DNA-binding protein: MSRSPAPATNSICLALSAILFAALVGITVSAQSAEIQYISPSRPIAAGKAPGMQVKQIKDTPEEKVYAVVFRKGDEALSGLNDFANRYKVEDAHFTAIGAVSSATLGWLDLSKKMYRQIPVTEQVEVVSMIGDIATFNGKPIVHTHVVLCKSDGSTVGGHVWELNVNPTLEVFVTVNTTPLKKRPDDPSGMKLIDPTQ; encoded by the coding sequence ATGTCCCGCTCGCCGGCGCCAGCCACGAATTCAATCTGTCTCGCCCTCTCCGCAATCTTATTTGCCGCTCTTGTTGGCATCACCGTCTCCGCTCAATCGGCGGAGATCCAGTACATCTCGCCCTCACGGCCCATCGCAGCCGGCAAAGCCCCAGGCATGCAGGTAAAGCAGATCAAGGACACACCTGAGGAGAAGGTGTATGCGGTCGTCTTCCGGAAAGGAGACGAGGCATTAAGCGGGTTGAACGACTTCGCCAACCGGTACAAAGTGGAAGACGCGCATTTCACGGCGATCGGTGCGGTGAGTAGCGCTACCCTCGGCTGGCTCGATCTTTCCAAGAAGATGTATCGCCAGATCCCCGTCACCGAACAAGTGGAGGTGGTTTCCATGATCGGAGACATCGCGACTTTCAACGGCAAGCCCATCGTCCATACGCACGTCGTGCTCTGCAAATCGGATGGAAGTACCGTGGGAGGCCATGTGTGGGAATTGAACGTAAATCCCACCTTAGAAGTCTTTGTTACCGTAAACACAACTCCCTTGAAGAAGCGGCCCGACGATCCCTCGGGAATGAAGCTGATCGATCCCACTCAATAG